GATCATGTGGTCATGATGAGTCGCCATGATTTTGAACAGAAAATGAAGAAAGTACTATAAAAGGTTCAGTCACTTATGTGACCGAACCTTTTCAATTATTTTAATTCTTCAAATTTTCCATTTTTAACTTCTTTGAAACCACCCTGTTTCATCATATCAAAAGTTGATTTGAAGCTGATATAGTCGACTTTTTTATCTTTTTGTGTCGTTACTAATTTCTTTTCAATTAGCTGATCTAAGTCTGCCTTTTCATAATTTAGTGTTGTTTTTTCAACCATATAATCATCTTTGTATTCAGCAGAATGTGTGAATCCTTTGACATCTTTGTATTCTTCATCATATTTATCGATCATTTCCTTTAATTGATCTTTCGTAACTCCCGCCTCTTTGTAATAAATAGTAGTGGTGGTTTGGTTACTGATCGCTTTATCACCTTTATGTTCTAGTGTAATACGAACATCTGTTTTCTTTTCTTGGTTGATTGCCTGAAGATAGGATTTTTGAACAGATTGTTGTCCACAAGCTCCAAGAAGAAAGAGAGTAAAGATAGCAATTAAAGAAAGAAAAATAGATTTCCATGTTTGTTTTTTCATCTGAAAAACTCCTTTGTTCATTGTTAAATATAGTATACCATTTTTATCTTTTTAGAACGTTACAGTTTGATGAAAAAATCTAGTTTCAAAGGTGATGAAATATTTCATTTTTCATCACTTGTCTTTTGAATTATGTTATAATAAAAGAGATTGAAATTTGAACGGAGAAAAAGAAAAATGGCATTAACAGCAGGTATCGTTGGCTTACCAAATGTTGGTAAATCAACCCTATTTAACGCAATTACAAAAGCAGGAGCAGAGGCCGCAAACTATCCCTTTGCAACCATTGATCCAAACGTCGGGATGGTAGAAGTTCCAGATGAACGCCTCCAAAAATTGACGGAAATGATTACTCCTAAGAAGACAGTTCCGACTACTTTTGAATTTACAGATATTGCTGGGATTGTGAAAGGAGCTTCTAAAGGGGAAGGACTTGGTAATAAATTCTTGGCCAACATCCGTGAAGTAGATGCCATTGTCCATGTAGTGCGTGCTTTTGATGATGAAAATGTCATGCGGGAGCAAGGTCGTGAAGATGCCTTTGTTGATCCACTGGCAGATATTGATACCATCAATTTAGAATTAATTTTAGCCGACTTAGAGTCTGTCAATAAACGCTATGCGCGTGTAGAAAAAATCGCTCGTACACAAAAAGATAAGGATTCTGTTGCGGAATTTAATGTTCTACAAAAAATCAAACCAGTTCTTGAAGATGGTAAATCAGCTCGGACCATTGAATTCACTGAGGAAGAACAAAAAGTGGTGAAAGGACTTTTCCTTTTGACTACCAAACCAGTTCTTTATGTAGCCAATGTGGATGAAGATGTTGTTGCAGATCCAGATTCTATTGACTATGTGAAGCAAATTCGTGACTTTGCGGCAACAGAGAACGCGGAAGTCGTGGTGATTTCTGCGCGTGCTGAGGAAGAAATTTCTGAGCTAGATGATGCAGATAAACAAGAATTTTTAGAGGCGATTGGCCTAACAGAGTCTGGAGTTGATAAACTTACGCGTGCAGCTTATCACTTGTTGGGACTTGGCACTTATTTCACAGCTGGTGAAAAAGAAGTGCGTGCTTGGACCTTCAAACGTGGCATGAAAGCTCCTCAAGCAGCTGGA
Above is a window of Streptococcus sp. LPB0220 DNA encoding:
- the ychF gene encoding redox-regulated ATPase YchF, with protein sequence MALTAGIVGLPNVGKSTLFNAITKAGAEAANYPFATIDPNVGMVEVPDERLQKLTEMITPKKTVPTTFEFTDIAGIVKGASKGEGLGNKFLANIREVDAIVHVVRAFDDENVMREQGREDAFVDPLADIDTINLELILADLESVNKRYARVEKIARTQKDKDSVAEFNVLQKIKPVLEDGKSARTIEFTEEEQKVVKGLFLLTTKPVLYVANVDEDVVADPDSIDYVKQIRDFAATENAEVVVISARAEEEISELDDADKQEFLEAIGLTESGVDKLTRAAYHLLGLGTYFTAGEKEVRAWTFKRGMKAPQAAGIIHSDFEKGFIRAVTMSYDDLVKYGSEKAVKEAGRLREEGKEYVVQDGDIMEFRFNV
- a CDS encoding DUF1307 domain-containing protein; the encoded protein is MKKQTWKSIFLSLIAIFTLFLLGACGQQSVQKSYLQAINQEKKTDVRITLEHKGDKAISNQTTTTIYYKEAGVTKDQLKEMIDKYDEEYKDVKGFTHSAEYKDDYMVEKTTLNYEKADLDQLIEKKLVTTQKDKKVDYISFKSTFDMMKQGGFKEVKNGKFEELK